The Osmia lignaria lignaria isolate PbOS001 chromosome 14, iyOsmLign1, whole genome shotgun sequence genome has a window encoding:
- the LOC117610639 gene encoding venom acid phosphatase Acph-1 isoform X2 — protein sequence MLHILRLYLQLARTVTNKNNNEFRVELVQVLFRHGERTPREKELWPNDPYDISVYEPWGLARLTNQGKMREYRIGQVLRERYDKFLGDIYRPSDVYAFSTDHDRTKTSLQLVLAGLYNPAPAQTWNENLLWIPIPVHYMPEKVDDLMKPDTSSVYLDALDKVRNSEEVLKKVLVYKDLFKFLSEKTGINITKTNQVYEIYNLLVAQKAMNFPSPDWCTDEILKKLQEIVKLEYEIRSYTPQLKRLNGGPLIKRFIENIKINEGRDTPRKIYLYGGHEVNIAGVAKALNFSEPEIPAYGSAIIIEKLSNANGEIYIRMLLWTGVTEELIPYKLAGCEEICPIDKYLSIVKDIIPSDEEANHKWNLISKEELQKLYEEKINFN from the exons ACGTACACCGCGTGAAAAAGAACTGTGGCCGAATGATCCTTACGATATATCGGTATATGAACCATGGGGTCTTGCACGATTAACGAAT CAAGGAAAAATGAGAGAATATCGAATAGGACAGGTGTTGAGAGAGCGTTACGATAAATTTTTAGGAGATATTTATCGACCTAGCGATGTGTACGCTTTCAGCACGGATCATGATCgaacaaaaacgtctcttcaatTAGTCTTAGCTGGATTATATAATCCGGCACCAGCGCAAACGTGGAATGAAAATTTGTTATGGATACCTATACCAGTACATTATATGCCGGAGAAAGTGGATGATCTAATGAAGCCAGATACTTCTTCAGT atATTTAGATGCTCTGGACAAAGTGAGAAACTCGGAAGAGGTTCTTAAAAAAGTATTAGTATATAAAgatctttttaaatttctcaGCGAAAAGACTGGTATAAATATAACTAAAACAAATCAAGTGTATGAAATATATAATCTGCTGGTAGCACAG aAAGCTATGAATTTCCCGTCACCAGATTGGTGCAccgatgaaatattgaaaaagcttCAGGAAATCGTGAAGCTGGAATACGAGATTCGTTCTTACACGCCTCAATTGAAACGATTGAACGGTGGTCCGCTTATTAAAAGGTTTATcgagaatattaaaattaacgaGGGACGTGATACACCCAGAAAGATCTACTTATACGGCGGACACGAAGTAAATATCGCTGGAGTTGCGAAAGCTTTGAATTTTAGTGAACCTGAGATACCAGCTTATGGATCTGcgattataattgaaaaattgagcAATGCAAATGGTGAAATTTATATCAGG atGCTCCTTTGGACTGGAGTTACTGAAGAACTAATTCCTTACAAACTAGCTGGTTGTGAGGAGATTTGTCCAATCGACAAATATTTAAGTATTGTGAAGGACATTATTCCATCGGATGAAGAAGCGAATCACAAGTGGAATTTAATATCTAAAGAAGAATTACAGAAATTGTATGAAGAGAAAATAAACTTCAATTAA
- the LOC117610639 gene encoding venom acid phosphatase Acph-1 isoform X3, translated as MSLYLQLARTVTNKNNNEFRVELVQVLFRHGERTPREKELWPNDPYDISVYEPWGLARLTNQGKMREYRIGQVLRERYDKFLGDIYRPSDVYAFSTDHDRTKTSLQLVLAGLYNPAPAQTWNENLLWIPIPVHYMPEKVDDLMKPDTSSVYLDALDKVRNSEEVLKKVLVYKDLFKFLSEKTGINITKTNQVYEIYNLLVAQKAMNFPSPDWCTDEILKKLQEIVKLEYEIRSYTPQLKRLNGGPLIKRFIENIKINEGRDTPRKIYLYGGHEVNIAGVAKALNFSEPEIPAYGSAIIIEKLSNANGEIYIRMLLWTGVTEELIPYKLAGCEEICPIDKYLSIVKDIIPSDEEANHKWNLISKEELQKLYEEKINFN; from the exons ACGTACACCGCGTGAAAAAGAACTGTGGCCGAATGATCCTTACGATATATCGGTATATGAACCATGGGGTCTTGCACGATTAACGAAT CAAGGAAAAATGAGAGAATATCGAATAGGACAGGTGTTGAGAGAGCGTTACGATAAATTTTTAGGAGATATTTATCGACCTAGCGATGTGTACGCTTTCAGCACGGATCATGATCgaacaaaaacgtctcttcaatTAGTCTTAGCTGGATTATATAATCCGGCACCAGCGCAAACGTGGAATGAAAATTTGTTATGGATACCTATACCAGTACATTATATGCCGGAGAAAGTGGATGATCTAATGAAGCCAGATACTTCTTCAGT atATTTAGATGCTCTGGACAAAGTGAGAAACTCGGAAGAGGTTCTTAAAAAAGTATTAGTATATAAAgatctttttaaatttctcaGCGAAAAGACTGGTATAAATATAACTAAAACAAATCAAGTGTATGAAATATATAATCTGCTGGTAGCACAG aAAGCTATGAATTTCCCGTCACCAGATTGGTGCAccgatgaaatattgaaaaagcttCAGGAAATCGTGAAGCTGGAATACGAGATTCGTTCTTACACGCCTCAATTGAAACGATTGAACGGTGGTCCGCTTATTAAAAGGTTTATcgagaatattaaaattaacgaGGGACGTGATACACCCAGAAAGATCTACTTATACGGCGGACACGAAGTAAATATCGCTGGAGTTGCGAAAGCTTTGAATTTTAGTGAACCTGAGATACCAGCTTATGGATCTGcgattataattgaaaaattgagcAATGCAAATGGTGAAATTTATATCAGG atGCTCCTTTGGACTGGAGTTACTGAAGAACTAATTCCTTACAAACTAGCTGGTTGTGAGGAGATTTGTCCAATCGACAAATATTTAAGTATTGTGAAGGACATTATTCCATCGGATGAAGAAGCGAATCACAAGTGGAATTTAATATCTAAAGAAGAATTACAGAAATTGTATGAAGAGAAAATAAACTTCAATTAA